In Fervidobacterium thailandense, a genomic segment contains:
- a CDS encoding glycosyltransferase family 4 protein, with amino-acid sequence MRVGINLLWLKPKKMGGVEQFAKNLISGFSQLKTADDIEFIVFVNRKSIKYLKQWDGLDKFLVVDVNVDPFNVIEVLTYQYIFFGRLASRYNLDILYHPTPIYPLRRIKSVKQVVTFHDLLFRHYPEYATCLQRIKYSLSWYYSLKNADLVVAISNFTKNDILSQFDVDEEKIKVIYDPIIVPNRDWFYLDHSQYLRRLDLNPGEYFYTVSSLLPHKNTEVLLKLLKKIIEEKVDLPTKLVITGVRDLKESDLWRFIKKEGLENNVISTGFVSDDEKFVLMKHCYCFLFPSVFEGFGMPPVEASAVGAIIVASNIEAIVEVTNGYNKILFVNNPLDEMEWLNQILKAKSMRVYDNQDSSYNNLLINKYSPENVGNQYIQVFLELTST; translated from the coding sequence ATGAGAGTTGGAATTAATTTATTATGGCTAAAACCAAAGAAGATGGGTGGAGTTGAGCAATTTGCCAAAAATTTAATTTCTGGATTCAGTCAGTTAAAGACGGCTGATGATATAGAATTTATTGTTTTCGTTAATAGAAAATCTATAAAATATTTAAAACAGTGGGACGGACTTGATAAATTCTTAGTCGTGGATGTGAACGTTGATCCATTCAATGTTATTGAAGTATTAACCTATCAATATATCTTTTTTGGGAGGTTAGCATCAAGGTATAACTTGGATATACTTTACCATCCTACCCCGATTTATCCTCTTAGAAGGATTAAAAGTGTCAAACAAGTAGTTACTTTTCACGACTTACTTTTCCGACACTACCCAGAATATGCTACATGCCTACAGCGAATTAAGTATTCCCTTTCTTGGTACTATTCTCTGAAAAACGCGGATCTTGTTGTTGCAATATCTAACTTTACCAAAAATGATATACTCTCGCAATTTGACGTTGACGAAGAAAAGATAAAGGTCATATACGATCCCATCATTGTACCTAATCGTGATTGGTTTTATCTTGACCATAGTCAATATCTTAGACGATTAGACTTAAATCCGGGAGAATATTTCTACACCGTTAGTTCCTTGCTACCACACAAGAACACAGAAGTTTTACTTAAACTTTTAAAAAAAATAATAGAAGAAAAAGTCGATTTACCAACAAAATTGGTAATAACTGGTGTGAGGGATCTAAAAGAAAGTGATCTTTGGCGATTTATTAAGAAGGAAGGTTTGGAAAATAATGTTATATCAACAGGATTTGTTTCCGACGATGAAAAATTTGTTTTAATGAAACATTGTTATTGTTTTTTGTTTCCAAGTGTGTTTGAAGGCTTTGGTATGCCCCCTGTAGAAGCTTCTGCAGTCGGTGCAATTATAGTTGCTTCTAACATAGAAGCTATTGTTGAAGTCACAAATGGATACAATAAAATACTATTTGTAAACAATCCGTTGGATGAAATGGAATGGTTAAATCAAATATTAAAAGCAAAAAGCATGAGAGTTTATGATAATCAAGACTCTTCATACAACAACTTATTAATAAATAAATATTCCCCTGAAAATGTTGGAAATCAGTATATTCAAGTGTTCTTAGAGTTAACATCTACCTGA
- a CDS encoding sugar transferase, with the protein MPTVVIILDSLLAAFILYCFTNEVLLATLYGITFGISIFAFRTCDVDHLESLHEQLTRVGVSSVLTTLFLSALFSMLKFRIPYFRTFYAIVSLLPSIPALNVALRKIERRSKKPVRFLVIGKKSDTEDIIREIEEKSQGRYLFSEFVNPSPEVVLKKMETHTHILVADYKLYETVKELVRKHKVQVEFLPHLAEKVLKRIPLELIDKFREYYEIEFEKVSESPVKRIIDVIGAVVGLVIYAPLIVVAGLLILIEDGKPVIFRQVRIGRNGEPFEFIKLRTLRNENYNPENPNSNISERALTVGKFLRRTRIDEAPQFWLVLKGKMSLVGPRPEMIEYHKLSSENIPYYSYRLKLKPGITGWAQINFSHTTSLDEYRRKTEYDLYYIKNRSTLLDLRILIQTIEALFWRRGAR; encoded by the coding sequence ATGCCTACAGTTGTTATTATTCTTGACTCATTATTGGCAGCATTTATTCTCTACTGCTTTACAAACGAGGTGTTGTTGGCCACATTGTACGGAATCACTTTTGGAATCTCCATATTTGCATTTCGCACTTGCGACGTGGATCACTTAGAAAGTCTGCACGAACAGTTAACCAGAGTTGGTGTATCGTCAGTTTTAACAACCTTATTTCTGTCTGCGCTTTTCTCCATGCTTAAATTCCGAATTCCTTATTTTAGAACATTTTACGCCATCGTTTCACTCCTACCGTCCATTCCAGCTCTCAATGTTGCTCTCCGTAAGATCGAAAGACGATCGAAAAAACCTGTAAGGTTTCTTGTGATTGGAAAAAAGAGTGATACCGAGGATATAATCAGAGAAATAGAGGAAAAATCGCAGGGAAGATATCTTTTTTCAGAGTTTGTCAACCCATCCCCGGAGGTCGTACTCAAAAAGATGGAAACACATACACACATATTGGTTGCTGATTACAAATTGTACGAAACGGTGAAAGAGCTTGTTCGAAAGCATAAAGTTCAAGTTGAGTTCCTCCCACACTTAGCCGAAAAAGTCCTAAAACGCATTCCGCTCGAGCTAATTGATAAGTTCAGGGAGTACTATGAAATTGAGTTCGAAAAGGTTTCGGAATCACCGGTAAAAAGAATAATTGATGTTATTGGTGCGGTTGTTGGATTGGTGATTTATGCACCGTTGATAGTGGTAGCTGGGCTATTAATTTTAATTGAGGACGGAAAACCTGTAATATTTCGGCAGGTACGAATTGGACGCAACGGAGAGCCTTTTGAGTTCATAAAACTTCGAACCTTGCGGAATGAGAATTACAATCCCGAAAATCCCAACTCAAATATTTCAGAAAGAGCTCTCACTGTCGGTAAATTTCTTAGAAGAACAAGGATAGACGAAGCACCGCAGTTTTGGCTTGTTTTGAAAGGAAAAATGAGCCTTGTTGGTCCTAGGCCAGAGATGATCGAATATCACAAACTGTCGTCTGAAAATATACCTTATTACAGTTACAGGCTAAAACTCAAACCAGGAATCACCGGCTGGGCTCAGATTAACTTTTCACACACGACAAGCTTGGATGAATACAGGAGAAAAACGGAGTATGATCTCTATTACATAAAAAACCGCTCAACATTGCTTGATTTACGCATATTGATTCAAACGATAGAGGCGTTGTTTTGGAGAAGAGGGGCGAGGTAA
- a CDS encoding GDP-L-fucose synthase family protein, translating to MEKSAKIYVAGHRGMVGSAIVRKLVEKGYNNLVLRTHQELDLTDQRAVREFFEKERPEYVFLAAAKVGGILANSTYKADFIYQNIMIAANVIEASYRYGVKKLLNLGSSCIYPKNAPQPMKEEYLLTGPLEPTNEPYAVAKISAIKLCRYFNEQYGTNFISVMPTNLYGPNDNYNLETAHVIPALIRKFHLGKLLMNDDWDGIKRDLTRYPIGFGLEKELNIDDKDSIIRVLEKVGVKYGEVTVWGSGEVYREFMHVDDLADACVYLMENVDANELRKVSPDYFVNVGVGEDIKLSDLFYKIAKITEFHGYISKDSTKPDGVFRKLLDISTMIKFGWQPKISLDDGLRNTYKQYVVSGDSRE from the coding sequence ATGGAAAAATCAGCGAAGATTTATGTCGCTGGTCACAGAGGAATGGTTGGCAGCGCTATAGTCAGGAAGCTCGTAGAAAAAGGCTATAACAACTTGGTTCTTAGAACGCACCAGGAACTTGATTTGACGGATCAGAGAGCGGTAAGGGAGTTTTTTGAAAAGGAAAGGCCAGAGTACGTGTTTTTGGCGGCCGCAAAGGTGGGAGGAATACTTGCGAACAGTACGTACAAGGCTGATTTTATTTACCAAAACATAATGATCGCCGCAAATGTAATAGAAGCTTCGTACAGGTACGGAGTGAAAAAACTTTTGAATCTTGGTTCTTCGTGCATTTACCCCAAAAACGCTCCACAACCGATGAAGGAAGAGTACTTGCTAACGGGACCTCTTGAACCAACAAACGAACCATATGCAGTAGCTAAAATATCGGCTATAAAACTTTGCAGGTACTTTAACGAACAGTATGGTACGAATTTCATTTCAGTCATGCCAACGAATCTTTACGGTCCGAACGACAACTACAACCTTGAGACGGCGCATGTTATACCAGCGCTTATCAGAAAATTTCACCTCGGCAAGCTCCTCATGAACGATGATTGGGACGGTATAAAGAGAGATTTGACCCGCTACCCAATTGGGTTCGGGTTGGAAAAAGAGCTGAACATCGACGACAAGGACAGCATAATTAGAGTTCTTGAAAAAGTAGGTGTTAAATACGGTGAAGTAACGGTTTGGGGTTCTGGGGAAGTTTATAGAGAGTTTATGCATGTTGACGATTTAGCGGATGCCTGTGTATATTTGATGGAAAACGTTGATGCTAACGAGCTTAGGAAAGTTTCCCCAGACTACTTTGTAAATGTCGGTGTTGGCGAAGATATAAAACTTAGCGATCTTTTTTACAAGATTGCCAAAATTACCGAATTCCATGGGTATATTTCAAAAGATTCTACAAAACCTGATGGAGTCTTTCGGAAACTTCTCGACATATCAACAATGATAAAATTTGGATGGCAGCCAAAAATTTCTCTTGACGATGGTCTTCGCAATACCTATAAACAGTACGTTGTGAGTGGTGACTCACGAGAATGA
- a CDS encoding glycosyltransferase: MNKFESFQKIAQIENRGPLVSVIIPTFNVEQQVTETLKSVMKAKQFFHNNGVYLECVVIDGNSSDNTRRIIEYFAGLNVVDKFISEPDNGIYDALNKGLKISNGEYVLVLGAGDVLITEKIELILRNLIEYKPDILYGNQVMVKRKRGRLIVKRLFISGKFLKARLKFGWHPPHGSTFIKKHG, translated from the coding sequence TTGAACAAATTTGAGAGTTTCCAAAAAATTGCACAAATTGAAAATCGTGGTCCTTTGGTTTCCGTTATAATACCTACTTTCAATGTCGAACAACAGGTTACAGAAACCCTAAAGAGTGTGATGAAAGCCAAGCAATTCTTCCATAATAACGGAGTCTATTTAGAATGTGTTGTTATTGACGGAAATTCAAGCGACAACACAAGAAGGATCATCGAGTATTTCGCAGGCTTAAATGTCGTTGATAAGTTTATTTCAGAACCAGACAACGGTATTTACGATGCGCTTAATAAGGGCTTAAAGATCTCAAATGGGGAATACGTACTAGTACTAGGAGCAGGAGATGTGCTTATCACAGAAAAGATAGAATTAATTCTACGAAATTTGATAGAATATAAGCCAGACATTCTCTATGGCAATCAAGTCATGGTAAAAAGAAAGAGAGGACGCTTAATTGTCAAAAGACTTTTTATCTCAGGGAAATTTCTCAAAGCAAGATTAAAATTTGGATGGCATCCACCACACGGAAGTACATTCATAAAAAAACATGGCTAA
- the gmd gene encoding GDP-mannose 4,6-dehydratase: MKRCLITGITGQDGSFLSEFLLEKGYEVHGIIRRSSSFNTARIEHLYRDPHETDRFFLHYGDLTDSTSLIRLLKEIEPDEIYNLGAQSHVKVSFETPEYTANADALGTLRLLEAIRLLGMEKKVKFYQASTSELFGKVQEIPQKETTPFYPRSPYAVAKLYAYWITVNYREAYGIFACNGILFNHESERRGETFVTRKITRAATRILVGTQKKLYLGNLNAKRDWGYAKDYVRGMWLMLQQPEPDDYVLATGEMHSVREFCERAFLELGIKIEWVGEGIEEKGVIKSVNTDKLSSQILELQKQHPDLANYKLDVSHLKPGNVVVEVDPRYFRPTEVELLVGDASKAREKLGWKPEVTFEELVRIMVKHDLKLAIKEKWRNERINQ; this comes from the coding sequence GTGAAAAGGTGCTTAATTACGGGTATCACAGGTCAAGACGGTAGCTTTTTATCCGAATTCCTTCTTGAAAAGGGATACGAAGTTCATGGCATTATCCGAAGAAGCTCGTCTTTTAACACCGCCAGAATAGAGCACTTATACCGGGATCCGCATGAAACTGACAGGTTTTTTCTGCATTATGGTGATTTGACAGATTCCACAAGCTTGATAAGACTCTTAAAAGAAATTGAGCCGGATGAAATATATAACCTCGGTGCGCAGAGCCACGTTAAGGTTTCTTTCGAAACTCCCGAATACACGGCAAACGCGGATGCACTTGGAACGCTTAGACTTTTAGAAGCGATTAGATTACTTGGAATGGAAAAAAAGGTTAAGTTCTACCAAGCCAGCACTTCTGAACTTTTTGGAAAAGTTCAAGAAATTCCTCAAAAAGAAACTACACCATTTTATCCTCGAAGTCCGTACGCTGTGGCGAAATTGTACGCTTATTGGATAACTGTAAACTATCGCGAGGCTTACGGCATATTTGCTTGCAACGGAATCCTTTTTAACCACGAATCCGAAAGAAGGGGAGAGACGTTTGTCACAAGAAAAATCACACGAGCGGCTACAAGGATTCTCGTTGGAACGCAGAAAAAACTGTATCTTGGGAACCTTAACGCAAAGCGAGACTGGGGATATGCAAAAGACTACGTAAGGGGTATGTGGCTTATGCTCCAGCAGCCAGAACCAGATGATTACGTTTTGGCAACAGGAGAGATGCATAGTGTCAGAGAATTTTGTGAAAGAGCTTTTCTCGAACTGGGTATCAAGATTGAATGGGTGGGCGAAGGGATAGAAGAGAAGGGAGTTATAAAATCAGTAAATACTGATAAGTTGTCTTCGCAGATCCTGGAACTGCAAAAACAACATCCTGATCTTGCAAATTATAAACTAGACGTTTCGCATTTAAAGCCGGGGAATGTCGTTGTAGAGGTAGATCCAAGGTACTTTCGACCAACAGAAGTGGAACTGTTGGTAGGAGATGCTTCAAAAGCTCGTGAAAAACTTGGTTGGAAACCTGAAGTGACGTTTGAAGAACTTGTGAGAATCATGGTTAAGCATGACCTAAAACTCGCGATAAAAGAGAAATGGAGAAATGAGAGGATAAACCAATGA
- a CDS encoding tyrosine-protein phosphatase has protein sequence MLDIHCHVLFGVDDGVETLDESLQILNEYKKNGVDCIVLTPHICHPTVKSDPVKIRENFNVLLNESAQIGVKLFLGSELYLTPRPGNFIPIRDRFVLVELDTINYPLYLFDTIFQLQLDGYEVILAHVERYQWLRENARIIRKLKDMNVYFQMNLDSIETDKFYMKEGYVEFLGTDYHGTKRGTINWNAFKRYKELIERSKKILNID, from the coding sequence TTGTTAGACATTCACTGTCATGTTCTGTTCGGTGTGGATGACGGTGTGGAAACACTGGATGAATCTTTGCAAATTCTCAACGAATACAAAAAAAACGGCGTTGACTGTATTGTTTTGACACCGCACATATGTCATCCAACAGTTAAGAGTGATCCCGTGAAGATTAGAGAGAATTTCAACGTACTTTTAAACGAGAGTGCACAAATCGGTGTAAAACTCTTCCTTGGAAGCGAATTGTATCTAACACCGCGTCCTGGAAACTTCATTCCTATCAGAGATCGCTTTGTATTGGTTGAACTCGATACTATCAATTACCCACTTTATTTGTTCGACACAATATTTCAGCTTCAACTTGATGGATACGAAGTCATCCTCGCCCATGTAGAAAGGTATCAGTGGTTACGGGAAAACGCAAGAATTATCCGAAAGCTTAAAGACATGAACGTCTACTTTCAGATGAACTTGGATTCAATAGAGACGGATAAATTTTACATGAAAGAGGGCTACGTGGAGTTTTTAGGGACCGACTATCATGGAACAAAACGGGGAACAATTAACTGGAATGCTTTTAAGAGATACAAGGAGCTGATCGAAAGATCTAAAAAGATCCTCAATATCGATTAA
- a CDS encoding DDE-type integrase/transposase/recombinase, whose translation MPRKLNLPQRPSCPYCHHPKVYVNSRYFRRAPDGSLTQVFSFICPNCKRTFSFPKASRSPKPNKLFNFSYPRCPHCNTTMEIYKIRSSFVRFRCRKCKYKSNVYLLKNSSPQTNPLPFSPNYPLFICLLAFILFFSNLSFRQIRNVLSLNGYSPSVSTIYRWIKALSSAIKFTPIHFEVLCVDEKFEKLASKGKTDTVYVFLAVSFDNYLIANFRVSLNRDTLQAIKLISPCQPKLVLSDGLTSYAQACEYLNISHKTISSRVNQAVESRNSLLAMFTQIRRGFKKLSNVIEYIKAFVVLHNIKRKLRMQEPGDWVKIQRPLVEYLVNHFEELFAFG comes from the coding sequence ATGCCAAGAAAACTCAACCTTCCTCAAAGACCTTCATGCCCCTACTGCCATCATCCCAAAGTCTACGTCAATTCACGCTACTTCCGCCGTGCTCCTGACGGCTCCCTTACCCAGGTCTTCAGCTTCATCTGCCCTAACTGCAAACGCACTTTCTCCTTCCCAAAGGCCTCTCGCTCACCCAAACCTAACAAGCTCTTCAACTTCTCCTACCCCAGGTGCCCTCACTGCAACACTACCATGGAAATCTACAAAATTCGCTCTTCTTTCGTCCGTTTCCGCTGCCGCAAATGCAAGTATAAGTCTAACGTTTACTTACTCAAAAACTCCTCTCCTCAAACCAACCCCTTACCTTTCTCCCCAAACTATCCTCTCTTCATCTGCCTTCTTGCCTTCATCCTCTTCTTCTCTAACCTCTCATTCAGACAAATCAGAAACGTCCTATCTCTCAACGGCTACTCCCCGAGTGTTTCTACCATCTACCGCTGGATAAAAGCACTCTCTTCTGCCATCAAGTTTACTCCCATCCATTTTGAGGTCCTTTGTGTCGATGAAAAGTTCGAAAAACTCGCTTCAAAGGGAAAGACCGATACTGTCTATGTCTTCCTTGCCGTTAGCTTCGATAACTACCTGATTGCTAACTTCCGTGTCTCTCTCAACCGTGATACGCTCCAAGCCATCAAGCTAATATCCCCTTGTCAGCCAAAGCTTGTGCTATCTGATGGATTAACCTCATACGCTCAAGCCTGTGAGTATCTGAACATTTCCCACAAAACCATCAGCTCCAGAGTAAATCAAGCGGTAGAATCCAGAAACAGCCTTCTTGCGATGTTCACACAAATCAGAAGAGGGTTCAAGAAGTTATCGAACGTGATTGAGTACATCAAAGCATTTGTTGTGCTCCACAACATCAAACGGAAGTTGAGAATGCAAGAGCCAGGAGACTGGGTGAAGATACAAAGACCGCTGGTGGAGTACCTGGTGAATCATTTTGAAGAGCTATTTGCGTTTGGCTGA
- a CDS encoding DDE-type integrase/transposase/recombinase, translating into MPRKLNLPQRPSCPYCHHPKVYVNSRYFRRAPDGSLTQVFSFICPNCKRTFSFPKASRSPKPNKLFNFSYPRCPHCNTTMEIYKIRSSFVRFRCRKCKYKSNVYLLKNSSPQTNPLPFSPNYPLFICLLAFILFFSNLSFRQIRNVLSLNGYSPSVSTIYRWIKALSSAIKFTPIHFEVLCVDEKFEKLASKGKTDTVYVFLAVSLDNYLIANFRVSLNRDTLQAIKLIFPCQPKLVLSDGLTSYAQACEYLNISHKTISSRVNQAVESRNSLLAMFTQIRRGFKKLSNVIEYIKAFVVLHNIKRELRMQEPGDWVKIQRPLVEYLVNHFEELFAFG; encoded by the coding sequence ATGCCAAGAAAACTCAACCTTCCTCAAAGACCTTCATGCCCCTACTGCCATCATCCCAAAGTCTACGTCAATTCACGCTACTTCCGCCGTGCTCCTGACGGCTCCCTTACCCAGGTCTTCAGCTTCATCTGCCCTAACTGCAAACGCACTTTCTCCTTCCCAAAGGCCTCTCGCTCACCCAAACCTAACAAGCTCTTCAACTTCTCCTACCCCAGGTGCCCTCACTGCAACACTACCATGGAAATCTACAAAATTCGCTCTTCTTTCGTCCGTTTCCGCTGCCGCAAATGCAAGTATAAGTCTAACGTTTACTTACTCAAAAACTCCTCTCCTCAAACCAACCCCTTACCTTTCTCCCCAAACTATCCTCTCTTCATCTGCCTTCTTGCCTTCATCCTCTTCTTCTCTAACCTCTCATTCAGACAAATCAGAAACGTCCTATCTCTCAACGGCTACTCCCCGAGTGTTTCTACCATCTACCGCTGGATAAAAGCACTCTCTTCTGCCATCAAGTTTACTCCCATCCATTTTGAGGTCCTTTGTGTCGATGAAAAGTTCGAAAAACTCGCTTCAAAGGGAAAGACCGATACCGTCTATGTCTTTCTTGCTGTCAGTCTTGATAACTACCTGATTGCTAACTTCCGTGTCTCTCTCAACCGTGATACGCTCCAAGCCATCAAGCTAATATTCCCTTGTCAGCCTAAGCTTGTGCTATCTGATGGATTAACCTCATACGCTCAAGCCTGTGAGTATCTAAACATTTCCCACAAAACCATCAGCTCCAGAGTAAATCAAGCGGTAGAATCCAGAAACAGCCTTCTTGCGATGTTCACGCAAATCAGAAGAGGGTTCAAGAAGCTATCAAACGTGATTGAGTACATCAAAGCATTTGTTGTGCTCCACAACATCAAGCGGGAGTTGAGAATGCAAGAGCCGGGAGACTGGGTGAAGATACAAAGGCCGCTGGTGGAGTACCTGGTGAATCATTTTGAAGAGCTATTTGCGTTTGGCTGA